A genomic segment from Pseudomonadota bacterium encodes:
- a CDS encoding class I SAM-dependent methyltransferase: MRADAIALEEKRLEEVSTVDDYQAFHERHRIFPAIFEDRNHTRILDTSAGVGVLGRRIRQAYDAELLCNDICPKCLKTMQQSGLDTISFDIDDKDKPFPLADKSFDAVISLATIEHLIQIDNYMEEIRRILKDDGYLYISAPNYNGLAYLLPMVVTGKTFHDPFTEPDRYEFYAHVRYFTHRTLLDYVSAFGFSPEAVYLALPESSSRFRKLKEKSKVKAAIFRHGMKMLYSVSPRWASEPVLCFRKSAVPSTGKPRCVLM; encoded by the coding sequence ATGAGAGCTGATGCCATTGCTTTGGAAGAAAAGAGGCTTGAGGAAGTGTCGACAGTCGATGACTACCAGGCCTTTCATGAGCGGCACCGGATATTCCCGGCAATATTCGAGGACCGGAACCATACCAGAATCCTGGACACCTCGGCCGGGGTGGGCGTTTTAGGCCGGAGAATCAGGCAGGCCTACGACGCGGAACTCCTGTGCAACGACATCTGCCCGAAATGTTTAAAGACCATGCAGCAGAGCGGCCTCGACACGATCTCTTTCGACATCGACGACAAGGACAAGCCGTTCCCCCTTGCTGATAAAAGTTTCGATGCGGTCATCTCACTGGCCACCATCGAGCATCTGATCCAGATCGATAATTACATGGAGGAGATCCGCCGGATTTTAAAGGATGACGGGTACCTCTACATCTCCGCGCCGAACTACAACGGTCTCGCCTACCTGCTGCCCATGGTGGTCACCGGAAAGACCTTTCACGATCCGTTCACCGAGCCGGACCGCTATGAGTTCTACGCCCACGTCCGCTACTTTACCCATCGGACCCTGCTCGACTACGTCAGCGCCTTCGGCTTTTCCCCCGAGGCGGTGTACCTCGCCCTGCCCGAGAGCAGCTCTAGGTTCCGGAAACTGAAAGAAAAATCGAAAGTAAAGGCCGCAATCTTCAGGCACGGCATGAAAATGCTCTACAGCGTTTCCCCGAGATGGGCATCGGAACCGGTGCTCTGCTTCAGGAAATCCGCGGTGCCGTCAACCGGCAAACCCAGGTGTGTTCTTATGTAA
- a CDS encoding methyltransferase domain-containing protein: protein MAISGNVNRRFEHKEGLAAYFSTQSDAWRKNYDRNHSGELSLYKRDIIKRKETVLHLLDKHASGGSLDILDIGCGAGILMKDMLQRGHKVVGSDISEEMLEEARKNTAAFPPARKMIVPGDLENISFADRTFDFVTCVGVLEYQKSDQTSVREISRVLKDGGFAIVTLPNLLRFKNILDPYYHIKLLPRVLRKLRWKAKPGHSDLVGSFERNENLTNRKFYYGQLNHLFRSSNLKIVDYVSIGYSPLVTVWRRSILPKAMAVRVGSYLEHKASSRPSLLKWIPNRWVICVQKTAN, encoded by the coding sequence ATGGCGATCAGCGGCAATGTAAACAGGCGGTTTGAGCACAAGGAAGGTCTTGCGGCTTACTTTTCAACCCAGAGTGATGCCTGGCGGAAAAATTACGACCGGAATCACTCCGGAGAGCTGAGCCTGTATAAACGGGACATCATCAAGAGAAAAGAAACCGTGCTTCATCTGCTGGACAAACACGCCTCCGGGGGCTCTCTGGACATCCTCGATATCGGCTGCGGCGCCGGGATCCTGATGAAGGACATGCTGCAGCGGGGGCACAAGGTCGTCGGCTCCGACATCTCCGAGGAAATGCTCGAGGAAGCCCGGAAAAATACTGCCGCTTTCCCCCCGGCCAGGAAAATGATTGTCCCGGGGGATCTTGAGAACATCTCTTTCGCCGACAGGACCTTTGATTTCGTCACCTGCGTCGGCGTGCTGGAGTACCAGAAAAGCGACCAAACGAGTGTCCGGGAAATCAGCCGGGTCCTGAAAGACGGCGGGTTTGCGATCGTCACCCTCCCCAACCTGCTCCGGTTCAAAAACATCCTTGACCCCTATTACCACATCAAGCTCCTGCCCAGGGTTCTCAGAAAATTGCGCTGGAAAGCCAAACCCGGCCATTCCGATCTCGTCGGGTCGTTTGAACGTAACGAAAACCTCACCAACCGGAAGTTTTATTACGGACAATTGAACCACCTTTTCCGTTCCTCCAACCTTAAAATCGTCGATTACGTGAGCATCGGCTACAGCCCGCTGGTCACGGTCTGGCGCAGGAGCATTCTGCCCAAGGCCATGGCCGTCAGGGTCGGCAGCTATCTGGAACACAAAGCTTCATCGAGGCCCTCTCTCTTGAAATGGATTCCAAACAGGTGGGTGATATGCGTGCAAAAAACAGCCAATTGA
- a CDS encoding radical SAM protein has translation MKIYIEADGCSRRMNEFASLHKYFELNNHDFVNRPDQADFILAGTCAFKGKEEEESIKRIRYLKGMKGKLLVYGCLPDIAPTRYHAEFNGLEFLAPKDIDRIDSYFENNQLKFRDLQPQNIIPEKMKSTSLQSAIGKFKEEFEFSNKFLVKAKDYAGKKIRSSLHLHQEVFYLFICRGCLGKCTYCAIKRAIGPLKSTDGNEIVNQLREGIASGHKKFTILGDDVGAYGKDRNDTFPNLLGHLLKESNGHNESVKPHHNGAIGFHIEEIHPKWMTLYQKEMLELVSTRRIRSILCPIQSGNNRILGLMKREHDARGISAVLSGIRTLHPGIRLKTQIIVGFPSETESEFKQTLTQVDRNRFDEVTVFPYDAKENTPANHIGPRVSAQVISERVEKALAFFKTRKISAHLNCQN, from the coding sequence GTGAAAATTTATATTGAAGCGGATGGCTGTTCAAGACGAATGAATGAGTTTGCCTCTCTACATAAATATTTTGAACTGAACAATCACGACTTTGTCAATCGACCTGATCAGGCAGATTTTATTCTTGCAGGAACATGTGCCTTCAAAGGAAAGGAGGAGGAAGAGTCCATCAAGCGCATACGTTATCTGAAAGGCATGAAAGGGAAACTTCTGGTATACGGATGCCTTCCAGACATAGCCCCGACCAGATACCATGCCGAATTCAACGGGCTTGAGTTCCTGGCCCCCAAAGATATCGATCGGATTGATTCGTATTTCGAGAACAACCAGCTGAAGTTCAGGGATCTTCAACCCCAGAATATTATTCCGGAAAAGATGAAGTCAACCTCTCTCCAGTCCGCTATCGGCAAATTTAAAGAGGAGTTTGAGTTTTCCAACAAATTCCTGGTGAAGGCAAAAGATTATGCCGGAAAAAAGATCAGGAGTTCCCTGCATCTGCACCAAGAGGTTTTCTATCTCTTTATATGCCGGGGCTGTCTTGGCAAATGCACCTACTGCGCGATCAAACGGGCAATCGGGCCGCTCAAAAGCACCGACGGAAATGAAATAGTCAATCAGCTGCGGGAAGGAATCGCCTCAGGGCACAAAAAATTCACGATTCTTGGCGACGATGTGGGCGCCTACGGCAAAGACCGGAACGACACCTTCCCCAACCTGCTGGGCCACCTCCTCAAGGAATCAAACGGCCATAACGAATCGGTAAAACCGCACCATAACGGCGCGATCGGGTTCCATATCGAGGAAATCCATCCGAAGTGGATGACCCTCTACCAAAAGGAGATGCTGGAGCTTGTTTCCACCCGGAGGATCAGAAGCATCCTCTGCCCCATTCAATCGGGAAATAACCGGATTCTGGGGTTGATGAAAAGAGAACATGACGCCCGAGGTATTTCTGCGGTCCTGTCCGGCATTCGCACCCTGCACCCCGGGATCAGACTGAAGACCCAGATCATTGTCGGATTTCCTTCCGAAACGGAAAGTGAGTTCAAACAAACTTTGACCCAGGTCGACAGAAACCGGTTCGATGAAGTGACGGTCTTTCCATACGATGCCAAGGAAAACACCCCGGCGAATCATATCGGGCCACGCGTTTCAGCCCAGGTGATCTCCGAACGGGTCGAGAAAGCCCTGGCATTTTTTAAAACCCGTAAAATCAGCGCCCACTTGAATTGCCAGAATTAA
- a CDS encoding WecB/TagA/CpsF family glycosyltransferase: MSRKKQTAPEPEHVLFKKVKISNTNFTDAFRTIRDNIATRGYACLTDVGVVISATHDEELKRAVGRSLMSIPDGMPLAWYARLLGCRRVERIAGGELLQRLLEDDNGLTHFLLGDTDETISRVIEKASRMNRKIRITGYSPPFKTEFTPEDTRDIFAKINAVSPDIIWVSFGGGKQDKWMHRNVGLLERGVMIGVGAAFRFYTGELKTPPRIIQNLGLQWFYRMMGNPVRWFKRPFLLRLQFLMHFPIEVIKGRLGSV; the protein is encoded by the coding sequence ATGTCCAGGAAGAAACAAACCGCCCCGGAACCGGAACATGTTCTCTTTAAAAAGGTGAAGATCAGCAACACCAATTTCACCGATGCCTTCAGAACCATCCGGGACAATATCGCCACCAGGGGCTACGCCTGCCTGACCGATGTGGGCGTCGTGATATCGGCGACCCACGATGAGGAGCTGAAACGGGCCGTCGGCAGATCGCTGATGAGTATCCCCGACGGCATGCCGCTGGCGTGGTACGCCAGGCTGCTCGGTTGCAGAAGGGTTGAGAGAATTGCCGGGGGAGAGCTGCTGCAGCGTCTGCTGGAGGACGACAACGGTCTCACTCACTTTCTCCTTGGCGACACGGATGAGACCATTTCCCGGGTGATCGAGAAGGCGAGCCGCATGAACCGGAAGATCCGGATAACCGGATACAGCCCGCCGTTTAAAACGGAGTTCACCCCGGAAGACACCAGGGATATTTTCGCCAAAATCAATGCCGTCTCGCCCGACATTATCTGGGTGAGTTTCGGCGGGGGCAAGCAGGACAAATGGATGCACCGGAACGTAGGCCTTCTTGAGCGGGGCGTCATGATCGGGGTCGGTGCGGCGTTCCGGTTCTACACCGGCGAACTCAAAACCCCGCCCCGAATTATTCAGAATCTGGGCCTGCAATGGTTCTACCGGATGATGGGGAACCCGGTCCGGTGGTTCAAACGACCGTTCCTCCTGCGCCTGCAATTCTTAATGCACTTCCCGATCGAAGTCATTAAAGGCCGTCTCGGTTCTGTGTAG